Proteins from a genomic interval of Aureimonas sp. AU20:
- a CDS encoding NADH-quinone oxidoreductase subunit D has protein sequence MAEIDVRNFNINFGPQHPAAHGVLRLVLELDGENVERVDPHIGLLHRGTEKLIEQKTYLQAIPYFDRLDYVAPMNQEHAFCLAVERLAEVDVPIKAQLIRVLYCEIGRILSHLLNVTTQAMDVGALTPPLWGFEEREKLMVFYERASGARLHAAYFRPGGVHQDLDARLVDDIGAWCDPFLKALADIDELLTENRIFKQRNVDIGVVSLEDAFALGFSGVMVRGSGAAWDLRKSQPYECYDQMQFDIPIGKNGDCYDRYLIRMEEMRQSTAIMKQCIERLAGKDRAGPVSSTEGKVVPPKRAAMKRSMEALIHHFKLYTEGFHVPEGEVYAAVEAPKGEFGVYLVADGTNKPYRCKIKAPGFAHLQALDFLCRNHMLADVSAILGSCDIVFGEVDR, from the coding sequence GTGGCCGAGATCGACGTCCGGAACTTCAATATCAATTTCGGTCCGCAGCATCCGGCGGCCCACGGCGTTCTTCGTCTGGTTCTCGAGCTGGACGGCGAGAATGTCGAGCGCGTCGATCCGCATATCGGCCTTTTGCATCGCGGCACCGAGAAGCTGATCGAGCAGAAGACCTATCTGCAGGCGATCCCCTATTTCGACCGGCTCGACTATGTCGCGCCGATGAACCAGGAACATGCGTTCTGCCTCGCGGTGGAGCGGCTGGCCGAGGTGGACGTGCCGATCAAGGCGCAGCTGATCCGCGTGCTCTACTGCGAAATCGGGCGCATCCTTTCGCATCTTCTCAACGTCACCACGCAGGCCATGGACGTCGGCGCTCTGACGCCGCCGCTTTGGGGCTTCGAGGAACGTGAGAAGCTCATGGTCTTCTATGAGCGGGCAAGCGGCGCGCGGCTGCATGCCGCTTACTTCCGACCGGGCGGCGTGCATCAGGATCTGGACGCCCGTCTGGTGGACGACATCGGCGCTTGGTGCGATCCGTTCCTCAAGGCGCTCGCTGATATCGATGAGCTTCTGACCGAGAACCGCATCTTCAAGCAGCGCAATGTCGATATCGGCGTCGTGTCATTGGAGGACGCTTTCGCCCTCGGCTTCTCCGGCGTCATGGTGCGCGGTTCGGGCGCGGCCTGGGATCTTCGCAAGTCGCAGCCTTACGAATGCTACGATCAGATGCAGTTCGACATTCCGATCGGCAAGAATGGCGACTGCTACGACCGCTATCTCATCCGCATGGAAGAGATGCGCCAGTCCACCGCCATCATGAAGCAGTGCATTGAGCGCCTCGCGGGCAAGGACCGGGCTGGTCCTGTGTCCTCAACCGAGGGCAAGGTCGTGCCGCCCAAGCGCGCTGCGATGAAGCGCTCGATGGAAGCGCTGATCCACCATTTCAAGCTGTACACCGAAGGCTTCCACGTCCCGGAAGGCGAGGTCTACGCTGCGGTCGAGGCGCCGAAGGGCGAGTTCGGCGTTTATCTGGTGGCGGACGGGACCAACAAGCCCTATCGCTGCAAGATCAAGGCCCCGGGCTTCGCGCATCTTCAGGCGCTGGATTTCCTGTGCCGCAATCATATGCTGGCCGACGTGTCCGCGATCCTGGGGTCCTGCGACATCGTGTTCGGCGAGGTTGATCGCTAA
- a CDS encoding HU family DNA-binding protein — translation MNKNELVSVVAEKAGLSKQDATTAVDAVFDALQGAMAKGDDVRLVGFGTFSVSHRAASKGRNPSTGAEVDIPARNVARFTPGKGLKDAVNAG, via the coding sequence ATGAATAAGAATGAGCTCGTATCCGTCGTCGCGGAAAAGGCTGGCTTGTCCAAGCAGGACGCAACGACGGCCGTCGACGCGGTGTTCGACGCGCTTCAGGGTGCCATGGCGAAGGGCGACGACGTCCGTCTCGTTGGTTTCGGGACGTTTTCCGTGTCGCATCGCGCCGCATCCAAGGGCCGCAATCCGTCGACCGGCGCTGAGGTCGATATTCCGGCTCGCAACGTGGCACGCTTCACGCCTGGCAAGGGCCTGAAGGATGCGGTCAACGCTGGCTGA
- a CDS encoding NuoB/complex I 20 kDa subunit family protein, producing MGLTPASSSLASRSDLQVAPAAHPFVTDVNNELADKGFIVTSTEDLIQWARTGSLMWMTFGLACCAVEMMQMSMPRYDGERFGFAPRASPRQSDLMIVAGTLTNKMAPALRKVYDQMPEPRYVISMGSCANGGGYYHYSYSVVRGCDRVVPVDIYVPGCPPTAEALLYGMLLLQKKIRRLGTIER from the coding sequence ATGGGATTGACCCCCGCTTCCTCTTCGCTGGCGTCTCGCTCGGATTTGCAGGTCGCCCCGGCGGCCCACCCTTTCGTTACCGACGTCAACAACGAATTAGCCGACAAGGGCTTCATCGTCACGTCGACCGAGGATCTGATCCAGTGGGCCCGCACGGGTTCGCTGATGTGGATGACCTTCGGTCTCGCCTGCTGTGCGGTCGAGATGATGCAGATGTCGATGCCGCGCTATGACGGCGAGCGCTTCGGCTTCGCGCCGCGAGCTTCGCCGCGCCAGTCTGACCTGATGATCGTCGCCGGCACGTTGACCAACAAGATGGCGCCTGCGCTCCGCAAGGTCTACGACCAGATGCCGGAGCCTCGCTACGTCATCTCCATGGGCTCCTGTGCCAATGGTGGCGGCTACTACCACTACTCCTATTCGGTGGTCCGTGGCTGCGACCGCGTCGTTCCGGTCGACATCTATGTGCCGGGCTGCCCGCCGACGGCCGAAGCACTGCTCTACGGCATGTTGCTGCTTCAGAAGAAAATCCGCCGCCTAGGGACCATCGAGCGCTGA
- the nuoG gene encoding NADH-quinone oxidoreductase subunit NuoG, translating to MAKIKVDGNEIEVPDHYTLLQAAEEAGAEIPRFCFHERLSVAGNCRMCLVEVKGGPPKPAASCAMGVRDLRPGPNGEAPEIFTNTPMVKKAREGVMEFLLINHPLDCPICDQGGECDLQDQAMAFGVDSSRYKENKRAVEDKYIGPLVKTIMTRCIHCTRCVRFTTEVAGISELGLIGRGEDAEITTYLEQAMTSEMQGNVIDLCPVGALTSRPYAFQARPWELTKTETIDVMDAVGSSIRVDTRGREVMRILPRTNELVNEEWISDKTRFVWDGLRTQRLDRPYVRRDGRLQPATWAEAFDVIKSKIAASSANRIGAIAGDLANLEEMWALKRLMGELGSTNIDCRQDGSKIDPADGRASYLFNTTIAGIENADALLIIGANPRFEAPVLNARIRKRWRRGGFPIGLIGENVDLRYAVTHLGAGPQTLGEIETANRDFYEALSKAERPMIIVGQGPLSGENGLDVLNSIAALAREIGAVTDGWNGFNVLHTAASRVGGLDIGFVPTAGGASAHEMADGGVDVLFNLGADEIDIAAGPFVVYIGTHGDKGAHRADVILPGAAYTEKAGIYVNTEGRVQSGGRAAFPPGDAKEDWAIFRALSGVLGKALPFDSLLQLRTDLVAAVPHLSQGELVEADRNAITVLADRAGALSGETFRSRIGDFYLTNPIARASKVMAECSRLARGEQLQAAE from the coding sequence ATGGCAAAGATCAAAGTCGACGGCAACGAGATCGAGGTTCCCGACCACTACACGCTGCTACAGGCAGCGGAGGAGGCTGGTGCCGAAATCCCGCGCTTCTGCTTTCACGAGCGGCTTTCGGTCGCCGGTAATTGCCGCATGTGTCTGGTCGAGGTGAAGGGTGGTCCGCCGAAGCCTGCCGCATCCTGCGCCATGGGCGTGCGCGATCTGCGCCCCGGCCCGAACGGCGAGGCGCCTGAAATCTTCACCAACACGCCGATGGTGAAGAAGGCGCGCGAAGGGGTGATGGAGTTTCTCCTCATCAACCATCCGCTGGATTGCCCGATCTGCGACCAGGGCGGCGAGTGCGACCTGCAAGACCAAGCCATGGCCTTCGGCGTCGATTCCTCGCGTTACAAAGAAAACAAGCGCGCTGTCGAAGACAAATATATCGGCCCGCTCGTGAAGACGATTATGACGCGCTGCATTCACTGCACGCGCTGCGTTCGCTTCACCACGGAAGTCGCCGGCATTTCCGAGCTCGGTCTGATCGGCCGTGGCGAAGATGCCGAGATCACGACCTATCTCGAACAGGCTATGACGTCCGAGATGCAGGGCAACGTGATCGACCTCTGCCCGGTTGGCGCCCTAACCTCCCGTCCCTATGCCTTCCAAGCTCGCCCGTGGGAGCTGACCAAGACCGAGACGATCGACGTCATGGATGCGGTCGGCTCTTCAATCCGCGTCGACACACGCGGCCGCGAGGTCATGCGCATTCTGCCGCGCACGAACGAGCTCGTGAACGAGGAATGGATTTCCGACAAGACCCGCTTCGTCTGGGATGGCCTTCGCACGCAACGCCTGGACCGGCCCTATGTGCGCCGTGACGGCCGCCTCCAGCCGGCGACCTGGGCGGAAGCCTTCGACGTGATCAAGTCGAAGATCGCTGCCAGTAGCGCGAACCGCATCGGGGCCATTGCCGGCGATCTCGCCAATCTCGAAGAGATGTGGGCGCTCAAGCGCCTGATGGGCGAGCTCGGTTCCACCAATATCGACTGTCGCCAGGACGGATCGAAGATCGACCCGGCCGATGGCCGTGCCTCTTATCTCTTCAACACGACGATTGCCGGCATTGAGAACGCGGATGCGCTTCTCATCATCGGTGCCAATCCGCGTTTCGAAGCTCCGGTTCTCAACGCGCGCATTCGCAAGCGCTGGCGCCGGGGCGGTTTCCCGATTGGTCTGATCGGGGAGAATGTCGACCTGCGATATGCCGTGACGCATCTCGGCGCCGGACCTCAGACGCTGGGCGAGATCGAAACGGCGAACCGCGACTTCTACGAGGCTTTGAGCAAGGCCGAGCGGCCGATGATCATCGTCGGGCAGGGGCCTCTGTCGGGCGAGAACGGTCTCGACGTTCTGAACTCGATCGCGGCGCTCGCTCGCGAAATCGGCGCCGTTACTGATGGTTGGAACGGCTTCAACGTTCTTCACACGGCTGCGTCGCGCGTCGGCGGTCTGGACATCGGTTTCGTGCCGACGGCAGGCGGTGCTTCGGCGCATGAGATGGCCGATGGCGGCGTCGATGTTCTCTTCAACCTCGGGGCCGATGAGATCGACATCGCGGCTGGTCCCTTCGTCGTTTACATCGGCACGCATGGCGACAAGGGCGCGCATCGCGCCGACGTCATCCTGCCGGGGGCGGCCTATACGGAGAAGGCCGGCATCTACGTCAACACCGAAGGGCGGGTCCAGTCCGGTGGTCGTGCCGCATTCCCGCCGGGCGACGCCAAGGAGGACTGGGCCATCTTCCGCGCGTTGTCTGGGGTGCTCGGTAAGGCTCTGCCCTTCGACTCACTTCTGCAACTGAGGACTGACCTTGTTGCCGCCGTCCCTCATCTGTCGCAGGGCGAGCTGGTGGAAGCCGATCGCAACGCGATCACTGTTCTGGCTGATCGCGCCGGCGCGTTGAGCGGCGAGACCTTCCGCTCGCGTATCGGTGACTTCTACCTGACCAATCCCATTGCCCGGGCCTCCAAAGTGATGGCCGAGTGCTCGCGTCTGGCGCGCGGCGAACAGCTCCAGGCTGCCGAGTAA
- a CDS encoding GFA family protein, with amino-acid sequence MIGEGVRAGGCLCGAVRFLARPAKPEMDVCHCSFCRRWSGGTFMAVPCEGDFELMQSATLGIYRSSAYGERLFCKSCGSSLAWRMQDGSMHAVSFQAFDDQEGFHFAEEIFVDEKPAHYAFANDTRKLTGADVMAQSANEQGA; translated from the coding sequence ATGATAGGAGAGGGCGTGAGAGCGGGTGGCTGTCTGTGTGGCGCCGTGCGTTTTCTTGCGCGGCCCGCCAAGCCGGAAATGGATGTGTGCCACTGCAGCTTTTGCCGTCGCTGGAGCGGCGGTACGTTCATGGCCGTTCCTTGCGAGGGCGATTTCGAGCTTATGCAAAGTGCGACGCTCGGCATCTACCGATCGTCCGCCTACGGCGAGCGCCTGTTCTGCAAGAGTTGCGGATCGAGTCTCGCCTGGCGAATGCAGGACGGCTCCATGCATGCCGTTTCGTTCCAGGCCTTCGACGATCAGGAGGGCTTCCACTTCGCGGAGGAAATCTTCGTGGACGAGAAGCCTGCGCACTATGCCTTCGCCAATGATACCCGCAAGTTGACCGGCGCCGACGTCATGGCGCAATCCGCTAACGAACAAGGGGCCTGA
- the nuoH gene encoding NADH-quinone oxidoreductase subunit NuoH, with translation MDLFSSYIWPALVILGQSLLFLVVLLVLIAYILLADRKIWAAVQMRRGPNVVGPFGLFQSFADLLKFVLKEPVIPASSDKVVFLVAPLVAVVLALATFAVVPIADGWVIADINLGILYIFAISSLEVYGVIMGGWASNSKYAFLGALRSAAQMVSYEVSIGFVIVTVLLCVGSLNLTDIVVAQSDGLGTMLGLPASFLDWHWLSLFPMFVIFFISALAETNRPPFDLPEAESELVAGFMVEYGSTPYMMFMLGEYAAITLMCSLMTILFLGGWLPPFGFAPFTWVPGVIWFLIKVTFCFFLFAMVKAFVPRYRYDQLMRLGWKVFLPISLAMVVIVAFVLQLTGWGNA, from the coding sequence ATGGACCTTTTCTCGTCCTATATCTGGCCAGCGCTGGTCATCCTCGGACAGAGCCTTCTGTTCCTGGTCGTGCTGCTCGTACTGATCGCCTATATCCTTCTGGCGGATCGCAAGATCTGGGCGGCGGTGCAGATGCGTCGCGGTCCGAACGTCGTAGGTCCCTTCGGGCTTTTCCAGTCTTTCGCCGATCTGCTGAAGTTCGTGCTGAAGGAGCCGGTCATTCCGGCCTCCTCCGACAAGGTGGTGTTCCTCGTCGCGCCTCTGGTCGCGGTCGTGTTGGCACTAGCCACTTTCGCGGTGGTGCCGATCGCCGACGGTTGGGTGATTGCCGATATCAATCTCGGCATTCTCTATATCTTCGCGATCTCTTCGCTCGAGGTCTATGGCGTCATCATGGGCGGCTGGGCGTCGAACTCGAAATACGCCTTTCTCGGCGCGCTTCGCTCGGCAGCGCAGATGGTCTCCTACGAAGTCTCGATCGGTTTCGTTATCGTCACCGTCCTCCTCTGCGTCGGCTCGCTGAACCTCACCGACATCGTCGTGGCGCAGTCGGATGGCCTCGGCACCATGCTCGGCCTGCCTGCCAGTTTCCTTGACTGGCACTGGCTTTCGCTCTTCCCGATGTTCGTGATCTTCTTTATCTCGGCCCTGGCCGAGACGAACCGGCCGCCCTTCGATCTACCGGAGGCGGAATCTGAGCTGGTCGCGGGTTTCATGGTCGAGTATGGCTCGACTCCTTACATGATGTTCATGCTCGGCGAGTATGCAGCGATCACCCTGATGTGCTCGCTGATGACCATCCTGTTCCTCGGCGGCTGGCTGCCCCCGTTCGGCTTTGCGCCCTTTACCTGGGTGCCTGGGGTGATCTGGTTCCTGATCAAAGTCACCTTCTGCTTCTTCCTCTTCGCCATGGTGAAGGCCTTCGTGCCCCGCTATCGCTACGACCAGCTGATGCGTCTGGGCTGGAAGGTCTTCCTTCCGATCTCGCTCGCCATGGTCGTGATCGTCGCCTTCGTTCTCCAGCTCACGGGCTGGGGCAACGCCTGA
- the nuoI gene encoding NADH-quinone oxidoreductase subunit NuoI gives MSALTQSIRSLFLLEFLAAFRLSMRYFFAPKSTLNYPFEKGPVSPRFRGEHALRRYPNGQERCIACKLCEAICPAQAITIEAGPRRNDGTRRTVRYDIDMVKCIYCGFCQEACPVDAIVEGPNFEFSTETREELYYDKEKLLANGDRWERELARNIALDAPYR, from the coding sequence ATGAGCGCTCTGACGCAGTCCATTCGATCGCTGTTTCTTCTGGAGTTCTTGGCAGCGTTCCGCCTCTCCATGCGCTACTTCTTTGCGCCAAAATCGACTCTGAACTATCCGTTCGAAAAGGGTCCGGTCAGCCCGCGCTTTCGCGGCGAGCATGCCTTGCGCCGCTATCCCAACGGCCAGGAGCGCTGCATCGCGTGCAAGCTCTGCGAGGCGATCTGCCCGGCACAGGCCATCACTATCGAAGCCGGTCCGCGCCGGAACGATGGTACGCGCCGCACCGTGCGCTACGACATCGATATGGTGAAGTGCATCTATTGCGGCTTCTGCCAGGAAGCTTGCCCGGTCGACGCGATCGTCGAGGGGCCGAATTTCGAGTTCTCGACGGAAACCCGCGAAGAGCTCTACTACGACAAGGAAAAGCTGCTGGCGAACGGCGACCGTTGGGAGCGCGAGCTTGCGCGCAACATTGCGCTCGACGCACCGTACCGTTAA
- a CDS encoding NADH-quinone oxidoreductase subunit A — protein MNELLGSYLPIVIFVGVALLIGLALLVSPFLLAFKAPDDEKLSAYECGFDAFDDSRMKFDVRFYLVSILFIIFDLEVAFLFPWAASFHELGWAGLWSMMVFLGVLTVGFVYEWKKGALEWD, from the coding sequence GTGAACGAGCTCCTTGGTTCTTATCTCCCGATCGTCATCTTCGTGGGTGTCGCCCTGCTGATCGGCCTGGCGCTTCTCGTCTCGCCGTTTCTCCTGGCTTTCAAGGCGCCCGACGACGAAAAGCTTTCGGCCTACGAGTGCGGCTTCGACGCGTTCGATGATTCCCGTATGAAGTTCGACGTTCGATTCTATCTCGTATCCATCCTGTTCATCATCTTCGATCTCGAAGTCGCCTTCCTGTTCCCTTGGGCCGCGTCGTTCCATGAACTAGGTTGGGCCGGGCTCTGGTCGATGATGGTGTTCCTGGGTGTTCTGACCGTCGGCTTCGTCTACGAATGGAAGAAAGGTGCGTTGGAATGGGATTGA
- the nuoF gene encoding NADH-quinone oxidoreductase subunit NuoF, with translation MLQDQDRIFTNIYGLRDKSLKGAMRRGHFDGTAEIIGKGRDWIINEMKASGLRGRGGAGFPTGLKWSFMPKEVGERPHYLVVNADESEPGTCKDREILRNDPFTLIEGCIIASFAMGAHAAYIYVRGEYVREREALQRAIDECYEAGLLGRDNKCGWDMDVFVHHGAGAYICGEETALLESLEGKKGQPRLKPPFPANMGLYGCPTTVNNVESIAVAPTILRRGGAWFAGFGRPNNTGTKLFSISGHVNRPCTVEETMGISFRELIDRHCGGVRGGYDNLLAVIPGGSSCPLVPGEQMVDAIMDFDGMREVKSSFGTAAVIVMDKSTDIVRAIARLAYFYKHESCGQCTPCREGTGWMWRVMERMVVGNAQKRDIDMLLDVTKQVEGHTICALGDAAAWPIQGLIRHFRAEIERRIDEFSRNADKDRPAILQAAE, from the coding sequence ATGCTGCAGGATCAGGATCGCATCTTCACCAACATCTACGGTCTTCGGGACAAGAGCCTGAAGGGCGCGATGCGGCGCGGGCATTTCGATGGCACGGCCGAGATCATCGGCAAAGGCCGCGACTGGATCATCAACGAGATGAAGGCCTCGGGCCTGCGCGGCCGCGGCGGCGCTGGCTTCCCGACCGGTCTGAAATGGTCCTTCATGCCGAAGGAGGTCGGCGAGCGGCCGCATTATCTCGTGGTCAATGCAGACGAGTCCGAGCCTGGCACCTGCAAGGATCGCGAGATCCTGCGCAACGATCCGTTCACGCTGATCGAGGGTTGCATCATCGCCAGTTTCGCGATGGGCGCGCATGCGGCTTACATCTACGTTCGCGGCGAGTATGTCCGCGAGCGTGAGGCGCTGCAGCGCGCGATCGACGAATGCTACGAGGCCGGCCTACTCGGCCGCGACAACAAGTGCGGCTGGGATATGGACGTCTTCGTCCATCACGGCGCCGGCGCCTACATCTGTGGTGAAGAAACTGCGCTGCTTGAAAGCCTCGAGGGCAAGAAGGGCCAGCCGCGGCTGAAGCCGCCTTTCCCGGCCAATATGGGTCTCTACGGCTGCCCGACGACCGTGAACAACGTCGAGTCGATCGCGGTCGCCCCGACTATTCTGCGTCGCGGCGGTGCGTGGTTTGCTGGCTTCGGCCGCCCGAACAACACTGGTACCAAACTCTTCTCGATCTCGGGTCACGTTAACCGCCCCTGCACGGTCGAAGAGACGATGGGCATCTCGTTCCGCGAGCTGATCGACCGCCATTGCGGCGGCGTGCGCGGCGGGTACGACAATCTTCTGGCCGTGATTCCGGGCGGCTCATCCTGCCCGCTCGTGCCGGGCGAGCAGATGGTCGACGCGATCATGGATTTCGACGGCATGCGCGAGGTGAAGTCCTCGTTCGGCACGGCGGCCGTGATCGTCATGGACAAGTCGACCGACATCGTCCGGGCCATCGCTCGGCTAGCTTATTTCTACAAGCATGAGAGTTGCGGACAATGCACGCCTTGCCGCGAAGGCACGGGCTGGATGTGGCGCGTCATGGAGCGCATGGTGGTCGGCAACGCGCAGAAGCGCGACATCGACATGCTGCTCGACGTGACGAAGCAGGTCGAAGGTCACACGATCTGTGCGCTTGGTGATGCTGCGGCTTGGCCGATCCAAGGTCTCATTCGACATTTCCGCGCCGAGATCGAGCGCCGGATCGACGAATTCTCGCGCAATGCCGATAAGGACCGTCCCGCCATCCTTCAGGCGGCAGAGTAA
- the nuoE gene encoding NADH-quinone oxidoreductase subunit NuoE: MSVRRLAEDAVQPQSFAFSDQNERWAVTLIARYPEGRQQSAVIPLLMRAQEQDGWVTKAAIEYVADRLSMPMIRVLEVATFYTQFQLKPVGTRAHVQVCGTTPCMLRGAEDLKAACRKHIHPEPFHLNETGTLSWEEVECLGACVNAPMVMIFKDTYEDLTPERLGEIIAAFDAGEGESVRKGPQVDRHLSVPIGGLTTLTAFNDEDGREEARSRDQASTSTSGGETSTPPSQAGRVETSAPETDPTIQSPGKASAADSRSAKEESTSVDPSDGAGHAGAGKTGGTTQGPTGQNERDKAEFGSASGSTDGKPRSDGPMKDKGAAAEDSVVRDEQRVPGESPVKVTSSSDLSNRESSASGQLEGERKNTSDTVGTPASEAGASGSENRSVPSADETKR; this comes from the coding sequence ATGTCTGTCCGACGCCTTGCGGAAGATGCCGTTCAACCCCAGAGCTTTGCCTTCTCGGATCAAAACGAGCGGTGGGCCGTCACGTTGATCGCTCGCTATCCCGAGGGGCGCCAGCAGTCGGCGGTCATTCCGCTGCTCATGCGTGCGCAGGAGCAGGACGGCTGGGTAACGAAAGCGGCGATCGAGTATGTCGCCGATCGCCTGAGCATGCCGATGATCCGCGTCCTCGAAGTCGCGACCTTTTACACTCAGTTCCAGCTTAAGCCCGTTGGCACGCGGGCCCATGTTCAGGTCTGCGGCACGACGCCCTGCATGCTGCGCGGCGCTGAAGATCTGAAGGCGGCCTGCCGCAAGCACATTCATCCTGAGCCGTTCCACCTCAACGAGACAGGCACCCTGTCCTGGGAAGAGGTGGAGTGCCTGGGCGCATGCGTCAATGCGCCAATGGTCATGATCTTTAAGGACACCTACGAGGACCTGACGCCGGAGCGGCTGGGCGAGATCATCGCCGCGTTCGATGCCGGCGAGGGTGAGAGCGTCCGCAAGGGGCCGCAGGTCGATCGTCACCTGTCCGTGCCGATCGGTGGTCTTACCACGCTGACGGCCTTCAACGATGAAGACGGGCGGGAAGAGGCGCGCTCGCGCGATCAGGCTTCGACCTCGACTTCGGGTGGCGAAACGTCGACCCCGCCTTCGCAGGCAGGTCGCGTCGAAACCAGCGCGCCGGAAACCGATCCGACGATCCAGTCGCCGGGCAAAGCTTCTGCTGCCGACTCCCGTTCCGCGAAGGAGGAGTCGACCAGCGTTGATCCGTCCGATGGCGCCGGACACGCCGGTGCCGGTAAGACCGGTGGGACCACGCAAGGCCCGACCGGCCAGAACGAGCGCGACAAGGCTGAGTTCGGGTCCGCTTCGGGCTCGACCGATGGCAAGCCGCGCAGCGACGGGCCGATGAAGGACAAGGGTGCTGCGGCCGAAGATTCCGTGGTTCGTGACGAGCAGCGCGTGCCTGGCGAGTCGCCGGTGAAGGTGACGTCTAGCTCCGACCTGTCGAATCGTGAATCCAGCGCCAGTGGCCAGCTCGAAGGCGAGCGCAAGAACACGTCCGACACGGTTGGAACTCCGGCCAGCGAGGCCGGCGCATCCGGAAGCGAGAACCGCAGCGTGCCGAGCGCTGACGAGACGAAGCGCTGA
- a CDS encoding NADH-quinone oxidoreductase subunit J, giving the protein MGLQTFFFYVFAIVSVGSALMVVVSRNPVHSVLFLILTFVAAAGLFLMTGAEFLALILIVVYVGAVAILFLFVVMMLDLDFGRIKQDALKYAPVGAIIGFVLLAQLIIALSGGYYQPAPTSATVLPMPPLETMSNIEAIGQVLYTRYVFFFQMAGLILFVAMVGAIVLTLRHKPGLKRQSIPEQVRRNPATSIEVVQVETGRGL; this is encoded by the coding sequence ATGGGGCTGCAGACGTTCTTCTTCTATGTTTTCGCGATCGTCAGCGTCGGTTCGGCGCTGATGGTGGTCGTGTCGCGCAATCCGGTCCATTCGGTCCTGTTCCTCATCCTGACCTTCGTGGCGGCGGCGGGCCTGTTCCTGATGACGGGAGCCGAGTTCCTCGCGCTGATCCTGATCGTCGTCTATGTCGGCGCCGTGGCGATCCTCTTCCTCTTCGTCGTAATGATGCTGGATCTCGATTTCGGTCGCATCAAGCAAGACGCGCTGAAATACGCGCCGGTCGGCGCGATCATCGGTTTCGTGCTGCTGGCCCAGCTGATCATCGCCCTGTCGGGCGGCTACTACCAGCCGGCGCCGACGTCGGCGACAGTTCTGCCCATGCCCCCGCTCGAAACGATGTCGAACATCGAGGCGATCGGGCAGGTGCTCTATACCCGCTACGTCTTCTTCTTCCAGATGGCGGGTCTCATCCTATTCGTCGCCATGGTGGGTGCCATCGTCCTGACGCTGCGCCATAAGCCGGGCCTGAAGCGGCAGTCGATCCCCGAGCAGGTTCGTCGCAACCCGGCGACTTCGATCGAGGTCGTTCAGGTCGAGACCGGTCGCGGACTCTGA
- a CDS encoding NADH-quinone oxidoreductase subunit C, translated as MSTSELSDFLGEAFGGKIVETKQAYGELTIEVRPSDIVEVTTFLRDNSQCQFKCFVDLCGVDYPNRIERFEVVYHFLSPYLNHRIRVKVSTHEDNPVPSITDVFPGADWFEREAYDLYGILFTGHPDLRRILTDYGFEGHPLRKDFPLTGFVEVHYDEELKQVVYEPVQLRQEFRNFDFLSPWEGTDYVLPGDEKAKTNCRR; from the coding sequence ATGAGCACGAGCGAGCTTTCGGATTTCCTGGGCGAGGCGTTTGGCGGCAAGATCGTCGAGACCAAGCAGGCCTATGGCGAACTCACGATCGAGGTTCGGCCGAGCGACATCGTCGAGGTCACGACTTTCCTGCGCGACAACTCGCAGTGCCAGTTCAAGTGCTTCGTGGATCTCTGTGGGGTGGACTACCCCAATCGCATCGAGCGGTTCGAGGTCGTCTATCATTTCCTGTCGCCCTACCTGAACCATCGCATCCGCGTGAAGGTCTCGACACACGAGGACAACCCCGTTCCATCGATCACGGACGTCTTCCCCGGTGCCGACTGGTTCGAGCGGGAAGCTTACGATCTGTATGGCATCTTGTTCACGGGTCATCCCGATCTGCGTCGCATCCTCACCGACTATGGTTTCGAGGGGCATCCGCTTCGCAAGGATTTCCCCCTGACCGGCTTCGTCGAGGTCCACTACGACGAAGAGTTGAAGCAGGTCGTCTACGAACCCGTGCAGCTTCGCCAGGAGTTCCGCAATTTCGACTTTCTCTCGCCCTGGGAGGGGACGGATTACGTCCTGCCGGGCGACGAGAAGGCGAAGACGAACTGCCGGCGATGA